Proteins encoded within one genomic window of Thioploca ingrica:
- a CDS encoding UDP-2,3-diacylglucosamine hydrolase — protein MPETLFIADLHLDSRWPAKTDLCLKFLADRARPAEKLYILGDLFEVWLGDDDDEPSYQSILIALHQLTVAGVVVSIMPGNRDFLLGKDFVKCTGCQLIPDPSVIDLYGVPTLLMHGDVLCTRDVDYQQFRQQVRHPIWQQQFLAQPLEQRRLLAKQVRNYSQTKTQTTAEAIMDVTTEAVIAALATQGVYQLIHGHTHRAGQYPLEVKGLPACRWVVGEWHQQGAMLLSCTPSGCQLVDFTNR, from the coding sequence ATGCCTGAAACACTGTTTATTGCTGATTTGCACCTTGACTCCAGATGGCCAGCTAAAACTGATCTGTGTCTAAAATTCTTAGCCGACCGTGCTCGACCAGCAGAAAAACTCTATATTTTAGGTGATTTATTTGAAGTTTGGTTAGGAGATGATGATGATGAGCCGAGTTATCAATCGATATTAATTGCATTACATCAGTTAACAGTGGCGGGTGTCGTGGTCTCAATTATGCCTGGCAATCGGGATTTTTTATTAGGGAAAGATTTTGTTAAATGCACCGGTTGTCAGCTCATTCCGGATCCGAGTGTGATCGATTTATATGGTGTGCCAACTTTGCTAATGCACGGAGATGTGCTGTGTACGCGGGATGTTGATTACCAGCAGTTTCGGCAACAAGTACGTCATCCGATTTGGCAACAGCAATTTTTAGCTCAACCTCTAGAACAACGACGGTTATTGGCAAAACAAGTACGTAATTACAGTCAAACGAAAACGCAAACAACTGCTGAAGCCATAATGGATGTCACTACCGAGGCTGTTATTGCGGCTCTAGCAACTCAAGGTGTTTATCAACTCATTCATGGGCATACTCATCGTGCCGGTCAGTATCCCTTGGAAGTTAAAGGGCTGCCCGCTTGTCGTTGGGTTGTGGGAGAGTGGCATCAACAAGGGGCAATGCTCTTAAGTTGTACCCCCAGCGGTTGCCAATTAGTCGACTTTACCAATCGTTAA
- a CDS encoding zinc-containing alcohol dehydrogenase superfamily, with translation MQALWLENNQLSYRYDIPLPTPSVEEALIKVRLAGICATDLELVTGYYPYTGILGHEFVGEIVQAPTAPERIGQRVVGEINVTCGQCDRCLSGYPKHCQQRRVLGIRNQPGAFAEYLCLPLKNLLPVPVSLPDEIAVFTEPVAAALAIQAQVHISPSHQVSVIGAGRLGQLIAQTLRLTGCHLQVVARHEQQQQLLTAQQITWLEEPTIPQQTVDIVIEATGSASGFSLARQIIRPGGTIVLKSTYRGDMSINFSSLVVDEIRLVGSRCGPLAPALRLLEQQLITPLPLIDSYFSLQEGLRAFERANQAGVFKVLLTPSSDNFMQR, from the coding sequence ATGCAAGCATTATGGTTAGAAAATAATCAGTTAAGTTATCGCTATGACATTCCTCTGCCAACCCCATCAGTAGAGGAAGCACTCATAAAAGTTCGTTTGGCTGGTATTTGTGCTACCGATTTAGAATTAGTAACCGGGTATTATCCTTATACGGGCATTTTAGGACATGAATTTGTGGGTGAAATTGTGCAAGCACCCACGGCGCCAGAACGAATTGGACAACGAGTGGTGGGTGAAATTAATGTCACTTGTGGTCAATGTGATCGGTGTTTGAGCGGCTATCCCAAACATTGCCAACAACGTCGGGTTTTGGGTATTCGCAATCAACCAGGTGCTTTTGCTGAATACCTTTGTCTACCCTTAAAAAATCTTTTACCGGTGCCGGTTTCACTACCCGATGAAATCGCCGTTTTTACAGAACCGGTAGCCGCTGCCTTAGCCATTCAAGCACAAGTTCATATCAGTCCTTCCCACCAAGTGTCAGTGATTGGTGCTGGACGGTTAGGACAACTAATTGCTCAAACTTTAAGACTCACCGGTTGTCATCTCCAAGTGGTTGCTCGTCATGAACAACAGCAACAATTATTAACCGCACAACAAATTACCTGGTTAGAAGAACCCACTATTCCACAACAGACTGTTGATATTGTCATTGAAGCGACGGGTTCAGCCAGCGGTTTTAGCTTAGCACGTCAAATCATTCGCCCAGGCGGAACCATTGTCTTAAAAAGTACCTATCGAGGCGATATGTCAATTAACTTCTCCTCTCTGGTGGTGGATGAAATTCGATTAGTCGGTTCACGGTGTGGTCCGTTGGCACCCGCATTACGATTATTAGAACAACAACTCATTACGCCGCTGCCGCTGATTGATAGCTATTTCTCTCTCCAGGAAGGATTACGTGCTTTTGAACGTGCCAATCAAGCAGGGGTTTTTAAGGTATTATTAACACCTAGTTCGGACAATTTCATGCAGCGATAG
- a CDS encoding UTP-GlnB uridylyltransferase, GlnD has translation MDEIMYVANYIDQQLFNSQQFENELTANGSKLNIFRNALQQGQRILKTRFQATHNATEYVNQRTWLVDQMILQIQQQLCTCPDTKQVAIVAVGGYGRGELHPGSDIDLLFLLSQPPNLATQNCIERFITFLWDIRLEVGQSVRTLAECEQQVANDISVATNLMEARLITGSADLFTEMQFRLSSDNIWRSKDFFAAKLAEQKQRHLKYHDTAYNLEPNIKEGPGGLRDIQTIAWVAKRHFNASTLHDLVEQGFITEKEYHSLLKAQAFLWQIRCFLHLIANRREDRLLFDYQRTLATALGYTDDEAGLGVEKLMKQYYRTAKEISSLNEMLLQLFQEAILYADSPTTLYFLNKRFQVRNDFIEVTHDKVFAKYPFALLEIFLFMQQYPEIKGIRATTIRLILHYIHLIDKAFHRDLRVRSLFYEIIHQPQGLTHALRRMNSYGILSAYIPAFGRIVGQMQYDLYHVYTVDQHSIFVVRNLRRFSISQYAHEFPLCSKIIQSLPKPELLYLAGLFHDIGKGRGGDHSELGEKETLNFAQAHGLSDNDARLVAWLVRYHLLMSITAQRQDTSDPKIIKSFAQQIEEPIRLDYLYLLTVADIRATNPNLWNSWKDKLLADLYHKTRAALLPGNTLTLDKQIHIQDIKIKALRLLNDLEQEHPFLSLWEDLGDDYFLTSSPEEIVRETQTILNHLPSTVPLILERQNVPGSMAFITLYPQDRNDLFAKTTHFLEQQGLTIVDAYIVPTQLGYIMSGYTVLADEGTHLDLQGDSPMLLQSLKAELTCEANSAFSPIQRHLPRQLKHFPVPTRITFTQDQMNDHTVLELITTDRPGVLSRVAQAFMSCGVFIKKAKIATFGSRVEDIFFITDYKHHALYSADQLDCLREKLSLLLDEDMPKQSTISIT, from the coding sequence ATGGATGAAATCATGTACGTCGCTAACTACATTGATCAACAACTTTTTAATTCCCAACAATTTGAAAATGAGTTAACCGCGAATGGTTCTAAGCTAAACATTTTTCGCAATGCGTTGCAACAAGGACAGCGTATTTTGAAAACCCGGTTTCAAGCAACTCATAATGCGACTGAATATGTTAATCAACGTACTTGGCTAGTGGATCAAATGATCTTGCAAATCCAGCAGCAATTGTGCACTTGTCCGGATACCAAACAAGTCGCCATTGTGGCAGTCGGCGGTTATGGACGTGGGGAACTTCACCCCGGTTCTGATATTGATCTCCTGTTTTTATTAAGTCAACCACCCAATTTGGCCACTCAAAACTGCATTGAACGCTTTATAACCTTTTTATGGGATATTCGTTTGGAAGTGGGGCAAAGTGTTCGCACCTTAGCTGAATGTGAGCAACAAGTGGCTAATGATATCAGTGTGGCAACTAATTTGATGGAAGCGCGTTTAATTACCGGCTCAGCAGACTTATTCACAGAAATGCAGTTCCGGTTATCTTCGGATAACATTTGGAGAAGTAAAGATTTTTTTGCCGCCAAATTAGCAGAACAGAAACAACGTCATCTAAAATATCATGATACGGCTTACAATTTAGAGCCCAATATTAAAGAAGGTCCTGGTGGCTTACGTGATATTCAAACCATTGCTTGGGTAGCTAAGCGTCACTTTAATGCCAGCACTTTACATGATTTAGTCGAGCAGGGTTTTATCACTGAAAAAGAATATCACTCGCTGCTCAAAGCACAAGCTTTTCTATGGCAAATTCGCTGCTTTCTCCATCTGATTGCGAATCGACGTGAAGACCGCTTATTGTTTGATTATCAACGGACTCTCGCTACTGCTTTAGGTTATACCGATGATGAAGCTGGCTTAGGGGTCGAGAAATTAATGAAGCAATATTATCGTACTGCTAAAGAGATAAGCAGTCTTAATGAAATGTTATTACAATTATTTCAAGAAGCGATTTTATATGCAGATAGTCCCACCACCCTTTATTTCTTAAATAAACGCTTTCAAGTTCGTAACGATTTTATCGAAGTGACCCACGATAAGGTGTTTGCAAAATATCCCTTTGCCTTGTTAGAAATTTTTTTATTCATGCAACAGTATCCCGAAATTAAGGGGATACGCGCCACGACCATTCGGTTAATTTTGCACTATATCCATTTGATTGATAAAGCCTTTCACCGAGATTTGCGGGTACGTAGTCTGTTCTATGAAATTATTCATCAACCACAGGGACTTACTCATGCGCTCCGCCGCATGAATAGTTATGGGATTCTATCGGCTTATATTCCGGCCTTTGGTCGAATTGTAGGGCAAATGCAATATGATTTATACCATGTTTATACCGTGGATCAACATAGTATTTTTGTGGTACGTAACCTAAGACGGTTCAGTATCTCCCAATATGCTCATGAATTTCCTTTATGTTCCAAAATTATTCAATCGCTTCCCAAACCAGAATTACTTTATCTCGCTGGATTATTTCATGACATTGGTAAAGGTCGGGGGGGTGATCATTCCGAATTAGGTGAAAAAGAAACCTTAAATTTTGCTCAAGCCCATGGCTTAAGCGATAATGATGCACGCTTAGTTGCTTGGTTGGTTCGTTATCATTTATTGATGTCTATCACGGCACAGCGTCAGGATACTTCTGATCCCAAAATCATTAAAAGCTTTGCGCAACAAATTGAGGAACCGATACGCCTAGATTATTTATATCTATTAACCGTAGCGGATATTCGGGCCACTAATCCTAATTTATGGAATAGTTGGAAAGACAAGTTACTGGCCGATTTATATCATAAAACCCGTGCCGCTTTGTTACCAGGAAATACCCTGACTTTAGATAAGCAGATTCATATCCAGGATATTAAAATCAAGGCATTACGATTACTCAATGATCTCGAGCAAGAACACCCGTTTTTATCTTTATGGGAAGATTTAGGTGATGATTATTTTCTCACTTCTTCACCCGAAGAAATTGTTCGAGAAACTCAAACGATTTTAAACCATTTACCCTCAACGGTTCCTCTCATTTTAGAACGCCAAAATGTACCTGGTAGTATGGCTTTTATTACGCTTTATCCTCAAGATCGAAACGATCTCTTTGCTAAAACCACCCATTTTTTAGAACAACAAGGTTTAACGATTGTTGATGCTTATATTGTCCCTACCCAGCTTGGGTACATTATGAGTGGTTATACCGTGTTAGCGGACGAAGGGACTCACCTCGATTTGCAAGGCGATTCTCCAATGCTCTTACAAAGTCTCAAAGCGGAATTAACTTGTGAAGCTAATTCGGCTTTTTCTCCAATTCAACGCCATTTACCCAGACAATTGAAACATTTTCCGGTACCCACTCGGATCACTTTTACTCAGGATCAGATGAATGATCATACGGTATTGGAACTAATTACCACGGATCGTCCCGGTGTTTTATCACGAGTTGCCCAAGCTTTTATGAGTTGTGGTGTATTCATTAAAAAAGCTAAAATTGCCACTTTTGGTAGTCGAGTTGAAGATATCTTTTTCATTACTGACTATAAACATCATGCTTTATATTCAGCTGATCAGTTGGATTGTTTACGTGAAAAGCTTTCTCTATTATTGGATGAAGACATGCCTAAGCAAAGTACTATTTCGATAACTTAA
- a CDS encoding peptidyl-prolyl cis-trans isomerase B — MKYLTTCLLLLLTTTVYSEVLVPVVKIQTNMGIIIMELYPDKAPKTVENFLRYAKEGFYEGTLFHRVIKNFIIQAGGYTTDYTKKPTHDPVANESKNGLKNLRGSVAMARNFDDPDSATSQFFININNNYSLDYQELREELGYTVFGQMIGGMDVVDKIQATETGSFGPLRKNVPKTSILIAKMTIEQAPPKGIPAPTNKNNLPLPADKASEGKKDLKEKSLKPSATNKKDQASDDKKESIAKPVNHDKPKLAPKAEKIEIHNDKVKSAVKLKENGATSPENKTSKPENKFSKNLPANKSAQPPDAPSNPDKPDSLSY, encoded by the coding sequence ATGAAATACTTAACGACGTGTTTATTATTACTATTAACGACTACTGTGTACAGCGAAGTATTAGTTCCGGTTGTTAAAATACAAACCAATATGGGCATTATTATCATGGAACTCTATCCGGATAAGGCACCAAAAACCGTAGAAAATTTCCTTCGTTATGCTAAAGAAGGTTTCTATGAAGGAACTCTATTCCACCGTGTTATTAAAAACTTCATCATTCAAGCGGGGGGGTATACAACAGACTATACTAAGAAACCAACACATGATCCCGTTGCTAATGAGAGCAAGAATGGGTTAAAAAATTTGCGTGGCTCTGTTGCTATGGCACGGAATTTTGATGATCCAGATTCAGCCACTTCGCAATTTTTTATTAATATTAATAATAATTATTCTCTTGATTATCAGGAATTAAGAGAAGAATTAGGTTACACTGTTTTTGGTCAAATGATTGGTGGCATGGATGTGGTGGATAAAATTCAAGCCACTGAAACCGGTTCTTTTGGCCCGCTAAGAAAAAATGTACCTAAAACTTCGATTTTAATCGCTAAAATGACTATAGAGCAAGCACCTCCAAAAGGAATACCTGCGCCAACTAATAAAAATAATCTACCACTACCGGCGGATAAAGCCAGCGAGGGCAAAAAAGATTTAAAAGAAAAATCTTTAAAACCCTCAGCAACGAATAAAAAAGACCAAGCCAGCGATGATAAAAAAGAGTCTATAGCAAAGCCAGTTAATCATGATAAACCTAAACTTGCCCCAAAGGCAGAAAAGATCGAGATTCATAATGATAAAGTCAAATCAGCAGTGAAACTGAAAGAAAATGGGGCAACATCACCTGAAAATAAGACCTCTAAACCTGAAAATAAATTCTCTAAAAATTTACCGGCCAATAAGTCGGCTCAACCACCGGACGCACCATCGAATCCAGATAAACCAGATTCTCTTTCTTATTAA